A window of Nonomuraea angiospora genomic DNA:
ACGGGAAATACACGATCGCCTACCGGGTCGTGTCGTCCGACGGGCACCCGATCGAGGGCGAGATCCCGTTCAAGGTGAAGGGGGCGGAGACACCGTCCCCCGGCCTGACCTTCAGCGCCTCCGAGAGCGCGGCACCGGCTGCTTCGGCACCGGCCACGCAGGCCGCGCCCCAGCCCGCCCAGACCTCGCCCGCCACCGATCAGGCCTCGGCCACCCAGCCGGTGAGCTTCCCCGTCTGGCTGATCATCGTGATCGGGGCGCTCGTCGGCATCGGCATCGGTTTCCTGCTCAGCGCGCGGAAGAAGAAGCCATGAGCAAGGCGGCGCGGCTCACGCTCGCGGGGGCGGCCGCCGCGGTCGTCGCCCTGGTCATCGGCATGATCGCCGGCGGCAGGGCGTTCCCCAGGATCATCCCCGGCCTGCCCGACTCCGGCGCGGTCGTCCGGTGGGGGCTGCCGCTGTCCAAGCTGCTCATGGACATGGCGGGCGTGGCCACCGTGGGCCTGCTGCTCATGGCCGCCGCGCTGCTGCCCAACGACAAGGGCGTGCTCGGCAGGACCGCCACCCAATACGTCAAGGCCGGCTCGTGGGCGTCCCTGGCCTGGGCCGGCTCGGCCTTCGTCGCCATCGTGTTCAGCACCGCCGAGTCCATCGGCAGGACCGTTCCCCAG
This region includes:
- a CDS encoding copper resistance CopC family protein, translated to MKRSPLAALAATAAALLLLVFGTAAPALAHDALKSSSPAKDAEVKSLDEVRLEFTAGVRLPFVIVRGPGGAELQSGKPEADGKVVTQAVKEPVPDGKYTIAYRVVSSDGHPIEGEIPFKVKGAETPSPGLTFSASESAAPAASAPATQAAPQPAQTSPATDQASATQPVSFPVWLIIVIGALVGIGIGFLLSARKKKP